DNA from Colletotrichum higginsianum IMI 349063 chromosome 7 map unlocalized unitig_7, whole genome shotgun sequence:
ACACCCCACCCACCGGCCTAAACTCTGGCTGGCTACATTCTGTTCATCATCCTTGCTTCGCCTATCCCCCCACCTCTTCTCGCCCCTTGTTCCAGCCGCCGCTGGTCCCGAGAGGTCTGCCACCCCTCCCAGTGTCCCAGTTGGAGGCAATGAGGCAGGTGATTAATCACAAAATTTGGGTAATCAGCTGTTTGTTGCCTGCATCCGTTGCCAATTTTCTTTTTGACCCACGCGGCCCATGGCTACTTCACATAACGGGCATAGAAGTCTTGTTTGGATCTCTTCCGAGAAGAGTGGACCCCACACAAGCTTTACTAAGTAGGTGTAATCTGTGAGAGATGTCATCAGCTCAATCACCGCACCAGCCAGTCAAACTTGCAGTTTCATTTTCTGTTTAACTTTTCCTCAacctttcccccctcctcttggcAAGCCTCCTTCTATACATTATTCCGTTGGCATCATCGACAAAGAAGCGTATCCCTCTCTACTTCATTCTCCGCCTCCCTTCCGATTTCTCCCTTCTTGACTGTACTGCAGGATAACGACCATGGCTCAGTTCACTGCCGAGAACTCCATGTCCACGCTGCTGGAGCGGGCTATCTACTACTACTGGCGGGTGCGCTACCGGTCCCGCTTGGTGGTTGGTCTCGCCCTGATACTCTTGTCAGGATGTTGGCTTTATGGCAACTCTGGCATAAACAGCATCGGCCGGGGATTGTTCAACGACAAGTTTACGACTAGGAAGAAATACAGCACTTGCGATGTCAACTCCAGAGGGTCGGACTGGGTGAAACCGCGCCCAGGGCACTCTATCCCTCCAAAGATTTGGCAGATCATGCTTCCCAAGGTCTCGAACGATCAGAAGCCTGTCGACCCAGACACTTTGACGGAGACGAAAACATGGTTGGCTATGAACCAGGATTACACATAGTAAGTACTTCCGAACCTTGGGATGAGTAGCCCGTGGATCAAGCTTTGGTCCTATGCATGAGTTGGCGTCTACCTGGTGATGGAAGCACAGCAAGCTGGATTGCAAAATGAATCAGTAGAAGTCGTGATTATTCTCAATATTGCGCCAAATCGTCCCTCCCGTGCCTACCTACTTCTTGATCAGGATCGTTTCCCCTGTACTGACTCTTGCCCAGCACGCTCGTAGGCGACAATGGCGGCAGGGATTTTATCCAACGCCACTTTAGCCACGACGCTACAATTGTGTCAACCTACAATTCACTGCCTAACGTCGGCATGAGGTCTGATCTCCTTCGCTACCTTCTCCTCGATGTTGAAGGCGGTGTCTACACTGATACCGATACAATTGCTCTCAAGCCAATTGATGACTGGGTACCAAGAGACTTTCGTAATCAGACACGGCTTATTGTAGGAATTGAATTCGACCAGCGTGACGGGGGAAAGTGGGCCGACATCTCCCACGCGCTGCAATTTTGCCAGTGGACTATTGCTGCAACACCAGGACACCCCGTCTTCCAGAAGATGATCTCTCGTGTTGTTCGCTCATTAGAGGACTTGAAAAGCACGTATGGTGAGATTGGGCATGATTCGACATGGGAGCCTACGGGCTTCGAGGTTATGAACTCCACAGGTCCAGCAGCATGGACTGATGCGGTCTGGGAGTACTTGCAGGAGACTGATGGGACCCTGACAGATATCAGGAACCTGTCATCTTTGGGCCCACCGAGACTCTTCGGTGATGTATTGGTTCTACCGATTGATGGGTTTGGAATGGGACAGCCTCATTCAGGTAGTACAAATGACGGAAGTATTCCCGATGGGGCGATGGTAAAACACTTGTTTGGGGGTTcttggagaggaggaagacgctAAAATAGAAATATCGAGATTGATGAATATATAAAACGTTGAATTATGCAATGATGTAAGCTTTTGAAAAAGATCTTTTGCTAACAACATTTGAATAATAAGTACACCTATCTTTAATGACATGTATACGCTTTCCCGGACTTGAACCTAGAGCTACCTCAAGTCTGTGCTGTTCGCTGTATCCACATAAACAACTCAGACGCTAGGAACTAGCAGCACATACGACTATACCCACTGGAAAACTCAGGATCCTATTCGCTCTCCCATTGATAAGCTAGTGAGGGCTCTGTTAGCTATTGCGCGTCGGTCGGACTGTAGCAAGCGTAACAGCACTCAAGCTCTAATGGAGCAGCTTCAGGATGACTGACTTGGTGTAGTGGACGCTTCAGATGATGAGGACTTGAAGAAACTGGTGATGTGGGTGGAGATTAAGAAGCAGATTGACATTCTTCGGGAGGGCACGGAGCAGAACAAACTAGATGCAATCACATCGTTTCGGTTACATCATCAAGGCTTCACTGGGGCGCATAAACAAGCATGGGAAATGGAATGACTTGAATTGACTGTATGATAGCATCATGATGGGTAATGGCACAACTTGGAATCAAAATAGACATCGTCATCGAACACTATGTGAGATACTCGTCGTGACTGCATCGCGCGGCAGCGAAGGGCCCCGTAGTCGGTCTGCTGCTTGTGTAAAGAAGGACTCTATGCGTAGTGAAACAGGAAGAATCAGCAGCTCATAAGTTGGTCCGGATTGGGACTTCAGCCTCTGGAGCGACTCGTGGAAGCCTTCGATTAGGCGGAATGCGCAGGTCACATCAGCTGCCTccgaggcgaggaggaaAAGATAGATGAGGAAGTTGCCGCAAAGTACGAGCTGAGATCGCGCATCTAGAAGAATTAGACCGTTAGTTCTGTACGTACGTCATGGCTAGGGCAACCAGAGTGATTCGAGGCAgttgggggggagggaggagggggactAACGGCGCCCCCAGAAGCCCTTCAAGTCTTCGAGTGAGATGATATTCATGAACTCTGTGAAACTCTCAAACTTGACCAAAGCCGTGCTGAACCACTGGCAAAGGCTAGAAGATGATATTGACTTTGCGATTTTGGTTGCGGGACTCATTAGTGCTCGATAAAGGAGGGCTAGGTAGGCATAGTAGGCCAGATGAAGGGGCGCTGCTTTCGTTAACTACTAGACAGTTTTGATAGGAGCTAAGCCACTCGCCATTATTAGAAGACCCCGAGGTCTTGCCCAGTGAAGAAATTGCCAGACATTGGGGCAGAAGCATCTGCCAGCCATGGAGTTCGTCGTGCAGTGCGAGTAGGCACCGACGACGTTCCGTTTCTCCATTGCGTGACTGCGTAGGTAGCAGCCGGGGAACCTGGCTACATAGCTAGGGGTTAGACTTTCCATACCAAAAAATGGGTTGACGCACATGTACGTACAAACTGCAGTCGATCAACTCATGCAGAGCCTGGCTGAGCTTTACGAGCTCGAGGAACCGCGCCCCAGCGGCCAGGTCGGTTCCTACGCAGCTAGGGTCTACGAGTTGCCGCAATTCTTGGGGAACGGTTTCATCATTTCGCAGATCTTCCATTGCGATGTTCGAAGTGTTGAACGAGGCAGGGTAGATATGGGGTGGGTTCCCATGGCATATGGCAGACCACGCATCCGTGACATACGTTGCCCACCACAGCTTCCTCCGCAGCCGCTTCTCACATTTGGGAATATTCCACTTCTCCGCGTCTTGATGCAGACCGATCATCTGGGCGCTGGCAACGGCCTGCGCTGCGGATGTCCAAGTCTTGGGGTGTGCGATGCTGTCTACTCTGTTGGGCATCATATGAAGGAGTAGCAGAGACGCTTGCAGCTTCGCGAGGTTTGGAGAGTCGAGCTCTCGCTGC
Protein-coding regions in this window:
- a CDS encoding Initiation-specific alpha-1,6-mannosyltransferase, whose translation is MAQFTAENSMSTLLERAIYYYWRVRYRSRLVVGLALILLSGCWLYGNSGINSIGRGLFNDKFTTRKKYSTCDVNSRGSDWVKPRPGHSIPPKIWQIMLPKVSNDQKPVDPDTLTETKTWLAMNQDYTYTLVGDNGGRDFIQRHFSHDATIVSTYNSLPNVGMRSDLLRYLLLDVEGGVYTDTDTIALKPIDDWVPRDFRNQTRLIVGIEFDQRDGGKWADISHALQFCQWTIAATPGHPVFQKMISRVVRSLEDLKSTYGEIGHDSTWEPTGFEVMNSTGPAAWTDAVWEYLQETDGTLTDIRNLSSLGPPRLFGDVLVLPIDGFGMGQPHSGSTNDGSIPDGAMVKHLFGGSWRGGRR